The following nucleotide sequence is from Flavobacterium sp. N1736.
AGGTTTTTTAACTACTCTAAAAAAATCATTAGACGAAAACAGAGTTACAATTTCACAAATAGACAATGCTGTAAAACTTATTTTAGAAGCAAAATATGACTTAGGATTATTTGAAGATCCGTATAAATATTGTGATGAAAAAAGAGCAAAAACAGAAATTTTTACAGCAAGCAGCAGAAAAGAAGCAAGATCAATTTCTGCACAGTCATTGGTTTTATTAAAAAATCAAAATCAGGTATTGCCTCTTAAAAAATCTGGAACTATTGCACTTATCGGACCATTGGCAGATGCTAAAGAAAACATGCCGGGAACCTGGAGTGTGGCGACAAAAATGGAAAATGCTATATCATTATTAGCAGGAATTAAAGAAGTTGCAGGAACTTCTACAAAAATATTATATGCAAAAGGAAGCAACTTAGATTACGATGAAACTTTTGAAACAAACGCAACAATGTTTGGTAAAACGTTACATAGAGATGGACGTTCTAAAGAAGAATTATTGGCAGAAGCTTTAAAAGTGGCAAATCAATCAGATGTAATTGTGGCAGCACTTGGAGAATCTGCAGAAATGAGCGGAGAATCAAGCAGCCGTACAAAATTGGAAATTCCGCAAGCACAAAAAGATTTATTAAATGCATTATTAAAAACAGGAAAACCAGTTGTTTTAGTATTATTCGACGGTCGTCCGTTAGTAATAACAGATGAAAATGCGACAGTTCCTGCTATTTTAAATGTTTGGTTTGCAGGTAGCGAAGCAGGTTACGCTATTGCCGATGTTTTATTTGGAGATGTAAATCCTTCCGGAAAATTGACTTCAACTTTCCCAAGAAGCGTTGGACAATTGCCAATTTATTATGCGCACAAAAATACAGGAAGACCACTTTCTAATACAGAAGGAAAATTTGAAAAATTCAGATCAAATTACATCGATGAAAGAAACGAACCATTATTTCCATTTGGTTTTGGTTTAAGTTATACATCTTTTGATTATTCAAACCTGAAAATTTCATCTGATAAAATGAACTTTAGCGGAAAATTAAAAGTAACTGTTGATGTTGCTAATACAGGAAATTACGACGGAAAAGAAACCGTTCAGTTATACATCAGAGATTTAGTTGGTTCAGTAACAAGACCGGTTAGAGAATTGAAAAACTTTCAAAAAATAACCCTTAAAAAAGGGGAGAAACAAACAGTAACATTTGATCTTACTGTTGAAGATTTAAAATTTTATAATTCTGATTTACAATTTGTAGCAGAACCGGGCTGTTTGATGTTTTCGTTGGAGGAAATTCAAATGCCGATAAGAAAGTTAGTTTTGAGTTAACTAAATAATTGGTTTGTTAATTAGTTATTGCCCTTCGTACTGGTTATACGGAGGGTTTTTTTATAGTTTTTTAGTCTGAAAATGTATTAAAAATAGTACGGATTTCAGATCAAATCTATGTCTTAATTTTTGCACCATTATCAATTTTAATTTTTGAAACACAAAACATAAAAAATAAAAGAAATGTATAAACTATCGTCTATATCGCTTTTGTTGCTTTTGATAGGATTTAATACCAATATCGCGGCACAAAAATCCAGTATTCCTGGCAAAACAGAATGGTTTGATCCTAATAAACCCGCATCAACGTATTGTAATCCAATCAATATTGGTTACAATTATACGACTTTTAATCACAACAGAATTCCGGAATCCCGACGTTCAAGTGCTGATCCTGTGATTATTACTTATAAAGGCGAATATTATTTATTTGCCACAAATCAGGCTGGTTTCTTTTGGAGTAAAGACATGTCTGACTGGAATTTTGTTTATGGAAGTTTTCAAAGACAGCCGGGAGATGATGATCAATGCGCGCCAGCTGCGTGGGTTGTAAACGACACTTTATTTTATGTAGGTTCAACATGGAAAAAAGATCATCCGGTTTGGAAAACAGCCGATCCAAAATCAGGAAAATGGGTACGACATGTTGATAAAGCAATGCTGCCAACCTGGGATCCTGCAATTTTTCAGGATGATGATAAAAAAGTCTATATGTATTATGGTTCAAGCGGAAAATTGCCTCTTGTAGGCGTAGAAGTAGATTATAAAACATGGCTTCCGAAAGGAAATCAAGCCGATTATGCACCATTATATGCCGCAACAGAAGTCGAAGATATTCAAAAACCATACGGTCAGGCAAAAGCAGTTGTTGGTTTAGACCCAACTTTGCACGGTTGGGAGCGTTTTGGACCAAATAATGATATGGAACCTGCGCCTTGGGGTAATTTTATTGAAGGCGCCTGGATGACCAAACACAACGGTAAATATTATATGCAATATGGCGCGCCGGCAACAGAATTTAAAGGTTATGCAAACGGAGTTCACGTTGGCGACAATCCGTTAGGACCATTTGTATATCAAAAACATAATCCGATGTCGTATAAACCCGGAGGTTTTGTAATTGGTGCCGGACACGGAAATACTTTTGCAGATAATTACGGAAATTACTGGAATACAGGAACATGCAAAATTTCGATAAAAGACCGTTTTGAGCGTCGTATTGATATGTTTCCTGCCGGATTTGATAAAGATGATGTAATGTATTCGAATACTTCTTATGGAGATTTTCCGATAACGCTTCCAACAAAATTGCGTAATCATGAACAGGGAGCTTCTTCGGGCTGGATGTTATTATCGTATAAAAAACCCGTGACAGTTTCGTCTTCTGAAGAATGTATGGAAGTGGAAACGCACAGAATGGATAACGGAGGAAAAAAAGTCTATGAAAAATTTTGCTACGGCGCGAACAATTTAACAGATGAAAATATTCAGACGTATTGGTCTGCAAAAACAAGTAATCCGGGCGAATGGCTGCAACTTGACTTAGGCAGAAAAATGCAAATAAATGCGTTGCAAATCAATTATGCCGATCACAAAGCAACGCAATACAATAAAGCAATGGATATTTATTATCAGTATAAAATCTATATGTCTGATGATGCTGTAAACTGGACTTTGGTGGTTGATAAATCTCAAAATGATAAAGATGTTCCGCATGATTATGTCGAATTATCAAAAGCAATTGAGGCCCGTTACATCAAAATGGAAAATATTCATAATGCTTCGGGATTATTTGCTGTTTCAGATTTCAGGGTTTTTGGCAACGGATTAGCCGCAAAACCAAAACCGGTTTCCAGTTTTAAAGTAAACAGAAATGCCAAAGATTCCCGTAATGCAATGATTACATGGAAAAAACAAAATGATGCCATTGGATATAATATTTATTACGGAATTGCTCCGGATAAATTATACAATACAATTATGGTTTATGATGAAAGTTTGTATGACTTTAGAGGTCTGGATAAAGGCACTACATATTATTTTACAGTTGAAGCCTTTAATGAAAACGGTATTAGTACAAAAACTAAACTTATTGAAGTAAAATAATTTTGTAACTAATTTTCAGAAAAAGGTTCACTAAATCTCCATGAGTTATTAAAAGAATTTTGTTCCTTTGTACAGCTATCAATAGCAGATTAAGTAACCTGAAAAAAGCCATTAACCTATGAAAAAAACGATTCTTTTAACTGTTTTAGTTTTAAACGGATTGACATCTTTTGCGCAATCAAATGATGAAAAAAACATTAAATTATTTTATAAAAAAGCCTTAACCGAGTCTAAATGTTATACTTGGTTAGAGTATTTGTCTAACGATATTGGAGCCCGTTTATCAGGATCTCAAAATGCACAGCTGGCAGTTAATTACACCAAGTCTCAATTAGAAAGTTTAGGACTTGACAAAGTGTATTTACAAGAAGTTATGGTGCCGCATTGGGTACGTGGTGAAAAAGAAACAGCTTATATTCTTGACGGAAAAATTAAAACTGTAGTGCCAATTTGCGCTTTAGGAGGTTCTGTAGCAACAGCAAAAACAGGACTTACGGCAGAAGTTATTGAAGTTCAGGGTATAAAAGAACTTGGTGAATTAGGAGATAAAGTAAAAGGTAAAATTGTGTTTTTTAACAGACCAATGGATCCGGAAAATATTGAAACTTTTAAATCATACGGAGCTTGTGTAGATCAGAGATTTGCAGGAGCAAAAGAAGCTGCAAAACTGGGAGCGGTAGGAACAATTGTTCGTTCTATGAATTTACGTTTAGACGATTTTCCGCATACAGGAGCTCAAAGTTATGGCGATTTGCCAAAAGAGCAATACATTCCAACAGCTGCAATAAGTACAAATGGAGCTGAGTTGTTGAGTAAATTCCTGAAAAGCAATCCGGCTTTGAAATTTTATTTCAAACAATCTTGCGAAACTTTACCTGATGCTTTATCATACAACGTAATTGGTGAAATAACAGGAACAGTAACTCCGGAGAATGTTATGGTAGTTGGCGGACATTTAGATTCTTGGGATTTGGCAGACGGTTCTCATGACGATGGAGCAGGGGTTGTGCAAAGTATGGAAGTAATTCGTATTCTTAAAAACTTAAACTACAAACCTAAAAATACGATTCGTGTTGTTCTTTTCATGAATGAAGAAAACGGCGGAAAAGGCGGTGCGAAATACGAAGAAGTTGCAAAACAAAAGAACGAGAATCATATTTTTGCTTTAGAAAGTGATTCAGGAGGATTTTCTCCAAGAGGATTTTCTATTCAGGCAGATGATGTAAACTTCAAAAAAATACAAGGGTTCAAAGACTTTTTTGAGCCTTACTTAGTTCATAGTTTTACAATTGGGCACGCCGGATCAGATATTGATCATTTAACGTCTAAAACGATCGTTAAAGCAGGTTTAAAACCAGATTCTCAACGTTATTTTGATTATCACCATGCAGCAAATGATAAATTTGATGCTATTAACAAAAGAGAATTAGAACTTGGAGCTGCAACAATGACAAGTTTACTTTATTTAATAGATCAAACAGGAATTGTACTTCCAACAGCGAATTAAGATTCTTAAAAAAAATAAACAAAAAGCCGTCTCAAATTATGTTTGAGACGGCTTTTTAATTGGATATTGATTATAATAATAGTCGTTTAAAATAGTTATAACTTCAAATTTAAGGCAATTTATATTTCTTCTTTTTAGTATTTATGTACTATTTATCCTATTTTTTTTATTTAAATTTGAAACATTTCTTTAGCGTTTTTCTATGATGACACGATTATTTTCTATATTATTTCTTCTTTCTTTTAGTATTCATTCACAGTCAACAAAAGAACTCATTGATAGCGTGAATAGTATCAGTGATCATCAAAAAAAGGTTGAACTGTGCAGTAAGATTGCATTAAGACTGCAAACAACAGATTGGGACAGAGCTATAAAGTACCTTGAATTAGCTGAAGCTGAAGCAAAAAAAACAAAGGAACCAGATCTCGCTTTAGCACAGGTTTACACTACGACGGGCAAAATGTATAATTCAAAAGATGTATTGGATATTGCTTTAAAATATTACCTAAAAGCATATGATATTTACAAAAATAATGATAACACTGAAGAAGTAGCAAAACTAGAAAACAATCTGGCGATTATTTATGCAGTAGGAAATAATAAAGAAAAAGCATTACAATATTTCTTAAATGTATATCGCTATCAACAATCTAAAAATGATTCGGTCAAGCTTATAAAAATATTAAACAATATAGGTACCTTATATCTAAAGAAAAATTTAGATTCTTCACTTTATTACTATCAAAAAGCTTATTTAATAAATAAGACGATAAAAGACAATGACCTAAAGGTCAATGTATGTACTAATATAGCACGTGCTTATGGTTTAAAAAAAGACAATAAAAATGCAGATTATTATTTTAATGAAGCCTTTTCTTTAGTAAACAAAGGGGTTAATAATACAGTAGAAGCTTTTGTATACGAGTCTTTTTCTGAATACAATCTAAAAGAAAAAAATTATGATGCTGTAATTGTAAATGCAAAAAAAGCACTGGAATTATGCAAAGAAAATCAGTACAGTTATTCCGGTTTAAACCTGAACAAAATACTGTATCAGGTATATGTTAGTAAAGAAGATTATAAAAATGCGGTTTATTATTTTCAGAAATACAATGCCATTAACGACAGTATAAATGTCGAAGAAAAGGCTGTAAACATAGAAAGAATAAAACTGGAGCAGGATTATAAAGTTCGAACTCAAATAAAAACACTTCTTGAACAAAAAAAGCGATTTAAGTATTATGTAGTTGGATTGATATTGGTTGTTGGCATATTGATTTTAATTATTTTACTGATAAAATTCCGAAACAGGAATATTAAAAATCAACTTGAAAAAGAGAAATTAAATACAAAGATGCAAGCCTTAAACGAAAGCCTTGAAGCCAAGAAAAAGGTTCTTATAGGGAAGGCAATGGCAGAAATACATCGTACCGATAATATTAATGAAATCCTTACTGATCTTAAACAGATTAAGCTTAAAACGGTTAATAAAGAAATGCAGCAAGCTATTGATATAGTTTTAAAGCGTTTGGAAAAGAATTTGAATACCGATATCTGGAAAGAATTTGAAATAAGTTTTGAACAGGTTCATAAATCTTTTTTTGACAAATTAACCGTCGATTATCCTTCACTAACTCCAAAAGACCGCAGGTTATGCGCGCTCTTATATCTCGATCTTACTACAAAAGAAATTTCTCAAATTACAGGGCAATCTTTTAAAGCTATTGAAAATGCCCGAACCAGACTTCGTAAAAAGTTTGATCTGACCAATGAAAAAGTAAATCTCTCTACTTATCTAAATACCATTTAGACCACATTAACTATCAATTTAAATTTAAGCTAAGTACTTGGTCTAGTTTGTTTTGTCTTATTTTGAGTGTTTTTTGGGTGATATTTTTTTGCCCGAGAGTGTTTTTGTAATAGTCCTTTTTTTCAAAAACCTATGCTGTCATTCTACATTTACTAAATCGATGTAAATAAAATTAGAATGAATCGGAAGAAAAAAAATAAACCTCCTAAAAGCTTAGAACAACTTTTAGAAGAAGCAAAAACAAAAAAGAAAACCCTCTTAAAGATTCTGGAAAAAATAACAAAAGGAAATTCTGAAAATCAACCTCCAAATTGATTTTCAGAAACCGCTTTTTTGGTTTTGCTATGAGCCATTGAAGTGTAATTAACCAAGCAAACTAGAATATTAATTTAAATTTAGAAAAATGAACCAAATTTACTACAAGACAAGGTATTTGTTTATTTTGTTAGGTTTCTTTGTCTGTTCCGTTGGAATGGCGCAGTCACCTTTACCAAATAAACTAAAAGGCAATGTAATAACAGCTCTAGGATCGCCTGTTACAAGCCAGAAAAAAACGGTTTCTACGAAAACCAATGATCCAAATTCGAATCAGAATAATAATCCAAATAATCTCTTTACTCAAAAAGAAGAAAAGATAAACGGAAAAGAACTTTCAGCCGAAGAAAGCGAATCAGTGTTGAAACAAGCACAACAAAGTCAAAATTTATTTGAGCAAAAACTAACGAATAGTATTGCGAAAACAAACGCACAAGATTCAGTTAATACAAAGGTGAGATCTTTTGCTAAATCATCAAATTTGACTGCAAAAAATATATTTGAAGTCAAAAAAGGAGAGTTTGATTTATCTGCATCTGATAAAATGCAGTTAAAATCAATTTCTGATAATCATGGCAGAACGCTGGCAACTTATCAGCAAATGCATAACTCAGTTCCTGTTGAAGGAGCAATATATAAGGTTAGAGAAAATAAAACTAAAATTGATGCATTTGGGGCTACAGCTAAGAAGTTGACTGTAAGCAGCAACTATAAAATAAGTGCAGCAGCAGGTTTAGAGATTGCCCTGAAAACGGTAAATGCCAAACAATATATTTGGGAAAGTAAAAAATTAGGAGCCTTATTAAATAAAGATATAAGCACGAAACCGAAAGGTGAATTGGTGTATGTTGGACCTAACTTTTCTTCTGAACTAAAAGATTATTATCTGACCTGGAAATATGATATTTATGCTATAAATCCACAATCGAGCCAGACCAT
It contains:
- a CDS encoding M20/M25/M40 family metallo-hydrolase — its product is MKKTILLTVLVLNGLTSFAQSNDEKNIKLFYKKALTESKCYTWLEYLSNDIGARLSGSQNAQLAVNYTKSQLESLGLDKVYLQEVMVPHWVRGEKETAYILDGKIKTVVPICALGGSVATAKTGLTAEVIEVQGIKELGELGDKVKGKIVFFNRPMDPENIETFKSYGACVDQRFAGAKEAAKLGAVGTIVRSMNLRLDDFPHTGAQSYGDLPKEQYIPTAAISTNGAELLSKFLKSNPALKFYFKQSCETLPDALSYNVIGEITGTVTPENVMVVGGHLDSWDLADGSHDDGAGVVQSMEVIRILKNLNYKPKNTIRVVLFMNEENGGKGGAKYEEVAKQKNENHIFALESDSGGFSPRGFSIQADDVNFKKIQGFKDFFEPYLVHSFTIGHAGSDIDHLTSKTIVKAGLKPDSQRYFDYHHAANDKFDAINKRELELGAATMTSLLYLIDQTGIVLPTAN
- a CDS encoding family 43 glycosylhydrolase, whose amino-acid sequence is MYKLSSISLLLLLIGFNTNIAAQKSSIPGKTEWFDPNKPASTYCNPINIGYNYTTFNHNRIPESRRSSADPVIITYKGEYYLFATNQAGFFWSKDMSDWNFVYGSFQRQPGDDDQCAPAAWVVNDTLFYVGSTWKKDHPVWKTADPKSGKWVRHVDKAMLPTWDPAIFQDDDKKVYMYYGSSGKLPLVGVEVDYKTWLPKGNQADYAPLYAATEVEDIQKPYGQAKAVVGLDPTLHGWERFGPNNDMEPAPWGNFIEGAWMTKHNGKYYMQYGAPATEFKGYANGVHVGDNPLGPFVYQKHNPMSYKPGGFVIGAGHGNTFADNYGNYWNTGTCKISIKDRFERRIDMFPAGFDKDDVMYSNTSYGDFPITLPTKLRNHEQGASSGWMLLSYKKPVTVSSSEECMEVETHRMDNGGKKVYEKFCYGANNLTDENIQTYWSAKTSNPGEWLQLDLGRKMQINALQINYADHKATQYNKAMDIYYQYKIYMSDDAVNWTLVVDKSQNDKDVPHDYVELSKAIEARYIKMENIHNASGLFAVSDFRVFGNGLAAKPKPVSSFKVNRNAKDSRNAMITWKKQNDAIGYNIYYGIAPDKLYNTIMVYDESLYDFRGLDKGTTYYFTVEAFNENGISTKTKLIEVK
- a CDS encoding tetratricopeptide repeat protein, producing the protein MNSISDHQKKVELCSKIALRLQTTDWDRAIKYLELAEAEAKKTKEPDLALAQVYTTTGKMYNSKDVLDIALKYYLKAYDIYKNNDNTEEVAKLENNLAIIYAVGNNKEKALQYFLNVYRYQQSKNDSVKLIKILNNIGTLYLKKNLDSSLYYYQKAYLINKTIKDNDLKVNVCTNIARAYGLKKDNKNADYYFNEAFSLVNKGVNNTVEAFVYESFSEYNLKEKNYDAVIVNAKKALELCKENQYSYSGLNLNKILYQVYVSKEDYKNAVYYFQKYNAINDSINVEEKAVNIERIKLEQDYKVRTQIKTLLEQKKRFKYYVVGLILVVGILILIILLIKFRNRNIKNQLEKEKLNTKMQALNESLEAKKKVLIGKAMAEIHRTDNINEILTDLKQIKLKTVNKEMQQAIDIVLKRLEKNLNTDIWKEFEISFEQVHKSFFDKLTVDYPSLTPKDRRLCALLYLDLTTKEISQITGQSFKAIENARTRLRKKFDLTNEKVNLSTYLNTI